Proteins encoded together in one Lathyrus oleraceus cultivar Zhongwan6 chromosome 5, CAAS_Psat_ZW6_1.0, whole genome shotgun sequence window:
- the LOC127087628 gene encoding cytoplasmic tRNA 2-thiolation protein 1: MEGKRNVRICCLCNERRASLKRPKTLQQICTECFYLAFENEIHQIILSNRLFSRGDRVAIGASGGKDSTVLAYVLSKLNRVHDYGLHLFLLSVDEGITGYRDDSLETVHRNQIQYGLPLKIVSYKDLYGWTMDEIVKLIGLKNNCTFCGVFRRQALDRGAAFLKVDKLVTGHNADDIAETILLNILRGDIARLSRCSSIVTGEDGPIPRCKPFKYTYEKEIVMYAYFKKLDYFSTECIYSPNAYRGFAREFIKDLERIRPRAILDIIKSGENFRISTTTKMHEQGTCERCGYISSQVFSTSPLLSHMVEY, encoded by the exons ATGGAAGGAAAGAGAAATGTGCGCATTTGCTGTTTATGCAACGAAAGAAGAGCTTCTCTCAAGAGACCTAAAACCCTTCAACAAATTTGCACTGAATGTTTCTACCTCGCCTTCGAAAACGAGATTCACCAAATCATCCTTTCCAACCGTCTCTTCTCCCGCGGCGACCGCGTCGCCATCGGCGCTTCCGGCGGTAAAGACTCCACCGTCCTCGCCTACGTTTTATCTAAACTCAACCGCGTCCACGATTACGGCCTCCATCTCTTCCTCCTCTCCGTCGACGAAGGCATCACCGGCTACCGCGACGATTCCCTTGAAACCGTTCATCGAAACCAGATTCAGTATGGATTGCCTCTCAAAATTGTTTCCTACAAGGATTTATACGGTTGGACGATGGACGAGATTGTCAAACTCATCGGTCTGAAGAACAATTGCACTTTCTGCGGCGTCTTCCGCCGCCAGGCGCTTGATCGGGGAGCTGCTTTCCTGAAAGTGGATAAACTGGTGACAGGACACAATGCCGATGATATAGCGGAGACGATTCTGTTGAACATATTGAGAGGAGATATAGCTAGATTGAGTAGATGCAGTTCAATTGTAACAGGTGAAGATGGACCAATCCCTAGATGTAAACCTTTCAAATATACTTATGAAAAAGAGATTGTTATGTATGCATATTTCAAAAAGCTTGATTACTTTTCCACTGAATGCATTTATTCTCCAAATGCTTATCGTGGTTTTGCTCGCGAGTTCATCAAGGATTTGGAGCGAATCAG ACCCAGGGCCATTCTCGACATCATAAAATCCGGGGAGAATTTCAGGATTTCTACCACTACTAAAATGCACGAGCAGGGAACGTGTGAACGTTGTGGTTATATTTCAAGTCAGGTATTTTCTACGTCACCATTGCTCTCCCACATGGTTGAATATTAA
- the LOC127082666 gene encoding uncharacterized mitochondrial protein AtMg00820-like — protein sequence MVESDPVSVNDALKKNVWVNAIKEELEDIERNKTWELSVLSQNKKAINVRWVFKIKLKQDGPVSKHKAELVARGFLQKSTLEYFEVFALVSRHEPIRFVINIAANRN from the coding sequence ATGGTAGAGTCTGATCCTGTCAGCGTCAATGATGCACTCAAGAAGAACGTGTGGGTGAACGCCATAAAGGAAGAACTTGAGGACATTGAAAGAAATAAGACTTGGGAATTGAGTGTTCTATCTCAGAACAAGAAAGCCATCAATGTGAGATGGGTTTTCAAGATAAAGTTGAAGCAGGATGGTCCAGTTTCGAAGCATAAAGCAGAGTTAGTAGCTAGAGGATTCCTACAAAAGTCTACTTTAGAGtactttgaagtgtttgcacTCGTATCTAGACATGAACCCATAAGATTTGTTATTAATATAGCTGCAAATAGGAATTAA